One window of the Capnocytophaga haemolytica genome contains the following:
- a CDS encoding HU family DNA-binding protein, which translates to MAIKYKTLEKGQPGVAGGGTKKFYASIVYDGELTIDDLTKQIEKFSSLSESDIKGVVIALENVIQTALADSKIVRLERLGSLYPSLSSEGTATEKEFTSSKIKSVGVNYRPGTRILDAMKAAGFEKKKKVEKKP; encoded by the coding sequence ATGGCGATTAAATATAAAACATTAGAAAAGGGGCAACCAGGGGTTGCTGGTGGTGGAACCAAGAAATTCTATGCGAGTATTGTGTACGATGGTGAGCTTACTATCGATGATTTAACCAAGCAAATCGAGAAGTTTTCATCGCTGAGTGAATCGGACATCAAAGGTGTTGTAATTGCATTAGAGAACGTGATCCAAACGGCGCTTGCTGATAGTAAGATTGTACGCTTGGAACGTTTAGGCTCACTCTACCCGTCACTCAGTAGCGAAGGTACTGCGACAGAAAAAGAATTCACCTCATCAAAGATCAAATCCGTAGGGGTGAACTATCGCCCAGGTACGCGCATCTTAGATGCTATGAAGGCTGCTGGATTCGAAAAGAAAAAGAAAGTAGAAAAGAAACCATAA
- the mazG gene encoding nucleoside triphosphate pyrophosphohydrolase has product MNSREQQLQAFDRLLTIMDELRKQCPWDKKQTWESLRHLTIEETYELGDAILDRNLEEIKKELGDLLLHIVFYAKIGSEEKAFDIADVANAVCDKLIVRHPHIYGDVKAETDEDVKKNWEKIKLKEGRKSVLEGVPRSLPAMVKASRIQDKVSGVGFDWDSIDGVFEKVKEEIEELHKEVKDQNLSNIEAELGDVFFSLINYARFLKVNPEGALERTNKKFIQRFQYLERTAEAKGKALKDMTLAEMEQYWQEAKAIPHLH; this is encoded by the coding sequence ATGAACAGTAGAGAACAACAATTACAGGCGTTTGATCGGTTGCTGACCATTATGGATGAGCTGCGCAAGCAATGTCCTTGGGATAAAAAGCAAACGTGGGAATCGCTCAGACATCTCACTATTGAGGAGACTTACGAGCTTGGGGATGCTATTTTAGACCGCAACCTCGAGGAGATTAAAAAGGAGCTGGGTGATCTGCTCTTGCATATCGTCTTCTATGCGAAGATTGGAAGTGAGGAAAAAGCATTTGACATTGCAGACGTAGCCAACGCTGTTTGTGATAAATTGATAGTGAGGCATCCGCATATTTACGGTGATGTAAAGGCTGAAACTGACGAAGATGTGAAGAAAAACTGGGAGAAGATCAAGCTCAAGGAAGGCAGGAAAAGTGTGCTGGAAGGCGTACCGAGGAGCTTGCCTGCAATGGTAAAAGCCTCTCGAATACAGGATAAAGTGTCGGGAGTTGGCTTTGATTGGGACTCAATCGACGGCGTATTTGAGAAGGTAAAAGAGGAGATTGAAGAGCTTCACAAGGAAGTAAAGGATCAAAACCTAAGCAACATTGAGGCGGAGTTAGGCGATGTTTTCTTCAGTTTGATTAATTATGCACGCTTCTTGAAAGTGAACCCTGAGGGCGCATTAGAGCGCACTAATAAGAAGTTCATACAACGTTTTCAGTATTTGGAGCGCACTGCTGAGGCAAAAGGTAAGGCGCTGAAGGATATGACCTTAGCAGAGATGGAGCAATACTGGCAGGAGGCTAAGGCGATACCACACTTGCATTGA
- a CDS encoding dihydrolipoamide acetyltransferase family protein — protein MARYELKLPAMGESVAEATVTNWLKNVGDFIDVDEAIVEVATDKVDSEVPSDVAGTIKELCFKVDDVVKIGQVIAIIETDAPAAAAPEKETSKPAKAAKAIEKDIAQVKETTLSSAPADAYKSERFYSPLVKSIAKEEGISVEELDRIQGSGVDSRVTKNDILNYLERRGTAAASPSVAAPSPVPQRTYVGRGDEVIEMSRMGKLIAEHMVRSKQVSPHVQSFTEVDVTRVWNWRNKVKKAFEAHEGEKLTFTPIFMEAVAKALVDYPLLNISVEGNNLIKHKNINIGMATALPDGNLIVPVIKNADELSLRGLAKVVNDLARRARASELKPDEVKGGTYTVTNIGSFGNVFGTPIINQPQVGILAIGAIRKVPAVIETPEGDTIAIRYKMMLSHSYDHRVVNGALGGMFVQRVAEYLEKWDMNRTI, from the coding sequence ATGGCAAGATATGAATTGAAACTCCCCGCTATGGGTGAGAGCGTTGCTGAGGCAACGGTGACCAATTGGTTAAAGAACGTCGGCGACTTTATTGACGTCGATGAAGCGATTGTGGAAGTAGCTACCGACAAGGTGGACAGCGAGGTTCCCTCCGATGTTGCGGGAACTATCAAAGAGCTCTGCTTTAAGGTGGACGACGTGGTAAAGATCGGGCAGGTGATTGCTATCATCGAAACCGACGCACCTGCCGCAGCAGCACCTGAAAAGGAAACTTCCAAACCAGCAAAAGCCGCTAAGGCAATCGAGAAAGACATCGCTCAGGTGAAGGAAACGACCCTCAGCAGTGCCCCTGCCGATGCTTACAAATCCGAGCGTTTCTACTCGCCTTTGGTGAAAAGCATCGCTAAAGAGGAGGGCATCTCCGTCGAGGAATTGGATCGTATACAAGGTAGCGGCGTCGATAGTCGCGTTACTAAGAACGACATCCTCAACTACTTAGAGCGCCGAGGTACCGCTGCGGCGAGCCCTTCCGTAGCAGCTCCTTCGCCAGTGCCACAGCGCACTTACGTAGGTCGCGGCGATGAAGTGATCGAAATGTCGCGTATGGGTAAGCTCATCGCTGAGCATATGGTGCGCAGTAAGCAAGTATCGCCGCACGTGCAGAGCTTTACCGAAGTGGACGTCACACGCGTGTGGAACTGGCGTAATAAGGTGAAGAAAGCCTTCGAAGCACACGAGGGTGAGAAGCTAACCTTCACACCTATCTTTATGGAGGCAGTGGCAAAAGCACTGGTTGACTACCCACTGCTGAACATTTCTGTGGAGGGAAATAACCTCATCAAACACAAGAATATCAACATAGGGATGGCTACCGCTTTGCCCGATGGTAACCTGATTGTGCCCGTTATCAAGAATGCCGACGAGCTGAGCCTAAGGGGGCTTGCCAAGGTGGTAAACGATCTGGCACGTCGCGCCCGCGCAAGTGAGCTCAAGCCTGACGAGGTGAAGGGCGGCACTTATACGGTGACAAACATCGGTTCCTTTGGTAATGTGTTCGGAACACCGATTATCAATCAGCCGCAGGTAGGCATCTTGGCGATCGGAGCCATACGTAAAGTGCCCGCAGTGATAGAGACTCCTGAGGGCGACACTATCGCAATCCGATACAAAATGATGCTTTCGCACAGCTATGATCACCGCGTAGTCAACGGCGCCTTAGGCGGGATGTTCGTGCAACGCGTGGCTGAGTATCTCGAAAAGTGGGATATGAATCGAACGATTTAA
- a CDS encoding DUF4252 domain-containing protein: MKIKLLLLLSAVCFSVEINVQSLLQKFEKNKDITTVVVSQKMFQMLSKIETKDADAKEFMQVANKLTGMKVFSTESKAAIAQMKQEVESYVKAAALGELMRVKDKASNVKIYTKGGKDANHASELLMLIEEAQGGKQTVVLSLTGDIDLQKVGVLTKNMNLPKEVNDIR; encoded by the coding sequence ATGAAAATCAAGTTATTATTACTCCTATCGGCAGTGTGCTTTTCTGTGGAGATAAACGTACAATCGCTCCTGCAGAAGTTTGAAAAGAACAAAGACATCACCACCGTGGTCGTTTCGCAAAAGATGTTCCAGATGCTTTCCAAGATTGAAACCAAGGACGCCGACGCTAAGGAATTTATGCAAGTAGCCAACAAACTCACGGGGATGAAGGTGTTCTCCACTGAAAGCAAGGCGGCGATCGCTCAGATGAAGCAGGAGGTAGAGAGCTACGTCAAGGCTGCCGCACTCGGGGAACTGATGCGCGTTAAGGACAAGGCTTCCAACGTAAAGATATATACCAAAGGTGGTAAAGACGCAAACCACGCCTCCGAACTGCTAATGCTTATCGAGGAAGCACAAGGAGGCAAGCAAACCGTCGTCCTTTCCCTAACGGGCGACATCGACCTACAAAAGGTAGGTGTACTAACAAAGAATATGAACCTTCCAAAAGAAGTAAACGATATTAGATAA
- the tatC gene encoding twin-arginine translocase subunit TatC, producing the protein MSFLDHLEELRWHLIRSALAVLIVSVVAFVCKRFIFAILFAPKEGSFVTYRFFCRMGHFFGFESDFCTEHLPFIIQSRTMAGQFSAHIWTSIWAGVIVAFPYILYEVWRFIAPALYENERRLARGFILVASALFFVGVLFGYYLITPLSINFLGTYSVSPEVTNNIDIDSYFSVVRSSVISSGIVFELPIIIYFLTKLGVVTPAFLRKYRRHALIVVLIIAAIITPPDVASQIIVSIPIMLLYEASILISAYIARKESREQTVESKA; encoded by the coding sequence ATGTCATTTTTAGACCATTTGGAAGAGCTGCGGTGGCACCTGATACGTTCCGCCTTGGCCGTGCTAATCGTGTCGGTGGTTGCCTTTGTGTGCAAGCGGTTTATCTTCGCCATTCTCTTCGCCCCTAAGGAGGGCAGCTTCGTCACCTATCGTTTTTTCTGCCGTATGGGGCACTTCTTCGGCTTCGAGAGCGACTTCTGCACGGAACACCTGCCCTTTATCATCCAAAGCAGAACAATGGCAGGGCAATTCTCAGCACATATATGGACGTCGATTTGGGCTGGGGTGATCGTCGCTTTCCCTTACATATTATACGAAGTATGGAGGTTTATCGCACCTGCACTCTACGAGAATGAACGCCGCTTGGCACGCGGATTTATATTGGTAGCATCGGCTTTGTTCTTCGTGGGGGTGCTGTTCGGATACTACCTCATCACACCGCTCTCTATCAACTTCTTAGGCACTTACTCAGTAAGCCCCGAGGTTACCAATAACATCGACATCGATTCGTATTTCTCAGTAGTGCGCTCATCGGTTATCTCCTCTGGTATCGTCTTTGAGCTGCCTATTATCATCTACTTCTTAACGAAGCTGGGGGTCGTTACGCCTGCATTCCTGAGGAAGTACCGCCGCCACGCACTGATCGTGGTGCTTATCATCGCGGCTATTATCACACCTCCTGATGTCGCCAGCCAAATTATCGTATCCATACCGATAATGCTGCTCTACGAGGCGAGTATCCTCATCTCGGCGTATATAGCAAGGAAAGAGAGCAGAGAGCAAACAGTAGAGAGTAAAGCGTAA
- a CDS encoding DUF262 domain-containing protein, giving the protein MNQNITPEKQTIESCLKGKSYYIDFYQREYVWSKETVETLLNDIFYQFNLSYTAHKNEELNEKTMLKYNWYYLNVFITNNVEGKVYIVDGQQRLTTLTLIACKLYHIVKKDGLKDILKECIFSRDIFSDYIFCIDDEKRKEIMQQILNDNLQQTTYKNRTEENLIARYQDISNFVDKNLPTEAIEIFASYFLKRLIMVELSIEKDDTPMVFEVINDRGEALKPFEIIKGKMVGALPKSDTETYSDKWDTSMLRLKGIEDSFFADYLKAKFISKPDSKTEALINQSYHRYIFDNNEIADKLALRKTDKAYISNIRNFIKVTLDYYAQLYSKIRSNKNRYLEFTNEINGLSGQYQIIMAACEVNDPQEEEKINAIAKEFDRLWILLILNDVYDSNNFQDICYKLNDLLKEKSIADYRPTFDKVILERIGEKKNTPPTSVLDYSNFVKKSYSNMNTKVLRYIFARVEEYICGEKNMQNSIKDITTKTGAKTGYHIEHILSHNDTNKSYFDSVDDFEDKRNLLGGLLLLKGTDNISSGNEEYTEKLKTYSTGLTWGHSLCADFYHTNKDFSKFNAELKKKTGVEFKPITKFDKKALYDRSKLLYNLVKIIWEVK; this is encoded by the coding sequence ATGAATCAGAATATTACACCAGAGAAGCAAACCATAGAGTCTTGCCTAAAAGGGAAATCCTATTACATCGATTTTTATCAAAGAGAATATGTATGGTCAAAAGAAACCGTAGAAACGCTTTTAAATGATATTTTCTATCAATTTAATTTGTCCTATACTGCTCATAAGAATGAAGAACTAAATGAAAAGACAATGCTTAAGTATAATTGGTATTATCTTAATGTCTTTATTACTAATAATGTTGAAGGAAAGGTTTATATTGTCGATGGGCAACAAAGGCTAACAACCCTTACGCTTATCGCTTGTAAATTATATCATATTGTCAAAAAAGATGGTCTAAAAGATATACTCAAAGAGTGTATTTTTTCAAGAGATATATTCAGTGATTATATATTTTGTATAGATGATGAAAAAAGAAAAGAGATTATGCAGCAGATTTTGAATGATAATTTGCAGCAAACAACATATAAAAATAGAACGGAAGAAAATCTTATTGCCCGCTATCAAGATATTAGTAACTTTGTAGATAAAAATTTGCCTACGGAAGCTATTGAAATATTTGCTTCTTACTTTCTTAAAAGACTTATTATGGTTGAATTATCCATAGAAAAAGATGATACTCCTATGGTTTTTGAAGTTATTAACGATAGAGGTGAAGCCCTTAAACCATTTGAAATCATTAAAGGAAAAATGGTAGGTGCACTGCCCAAAAGCGATACGGAAACTTATTCTGACAAATGGGATACTTCTATGTTGCGATTAAAAGGCATAGAAGATAGCTTTTTTGCTGATTATCTCAAAGCTAAATTTATCTCCAAACCCGACTCAAAAACAGAAGCACTGATAAATCAATCTTATCACAGGTATATTTTTGACAATAATGAAATTGCTGATAAATTAGCGCTTAGAAAAACAGATAAGGCATATATTAGTAATATAAGAAACTTTATAAAAGTAACACTCGACTATTATGCTCAATTATACAGCAAAATTAGAAGCAACAAGAATAGATATTTAGAATTTACAAATGAAATCAATGGTCTTTCAGGGCAATACCAAATAATTATGGCAGCCTGTGAAGTAAATGACCCTCAAGAAGAGGAAAAAATCAACGCTATAGCAAAAGAGTTTGACAGGTTATGGATACTTTTAATCTTAAATGATGTTTATGACAGTAATAATTTCCAAGATATTTGTTATAAACTCAATGACTTATTAAAAGAAAAGAGTATAGCAGACTATCGCCCTACTTTTGATAAAGTAATCTTAGAAAGAATTGGAGAAAAGAAAAACACCCCTCCTACTTCTGTATTAGACTATTCGAATTTCGTCAAGAAAAGTTATAGCAATATGAACACCAAAGTATTAAGGTATATCTTTGCACGAGTAGAAGAGTATATCTGTGGGGAGAAAAATATGCAAAATAGCATTAAAGATATTACCACTAAAACAGGAGCTAAAACAGGCTATCATATAGAGCATATTCTATCCCACAATGACACAAATAAAAGTTACTTTGACAGTGTAGATGATTTCGAAGATAAAAGAAATCTATTAGGAGGCTTACTGTTGCTAAAAGGGACTGATAATATAAGCTCAGGAAATGAAGAATACACAGAAAAACTCAAGACTTATAGTACAGGCTTAACTTGGGGGCATTCTCTATGTGCTGATTTTTATCATACCAATAAGGATTTTTCTAAGTTCAATGCTGAATTGAAAAAGAAAACAGGTGTAGAATTTAAACCTATCACGAAGTTTGATAAAAAAGCCTTATACGATAGAAGTAAACTCTTATATAACTTAGTAAAGATAATTTGGGAAGTTAAATAG
- a CDS encoding DUF805 domain-containing protein — protein sequence MFKAPFSFNGRIRRLEYALSALIAGVVSSIYTNIVILIVVGMSESVQNDETIVWIMLIAFLLYFPFLLWFSWAQNAKRCHDVGVSGWYQLIPFYGIYLLFAEGQYGTNPYGKNPKETTYLFNTTDLSPQSNDSHNSSASSYDDRKDEYASGSLNN from the coding sequence ATGTTTAAAGCACCTTTCTCATTTAACGGACGCATTCGTCGATTAGAGTATGCACTTAGTGCATTGATTGCTGGCGTGGTTAGCAGTATATATACCAATATTGTTATATTGATTGTAGTGGGTATGTCCGAATCCGTACAAAATGATGAAACTATTGTATGGATAATGCTCATTGCGTTTCTTCTTTACTTCCCTTTTCTCCTTTGGTTTTCTTGGGCACAGAATGCTAAACGTTGCCACGATGTTGGGGTAAGTGGCTGGTATCAGCTGATACCCTTTTATGGCATTTATCTCCTTTTTGCAGAAGGACAATACGGCACGAACCCATACGGAAAAAATCCCAAGGAAACAACGTACCTTTTTAATACTACTGACTTATCCCCACAAAGTAATGATTCACACAACAGTAGCGCCTCTTCTTATGATGATCGCAAAGATGAATATGCAAGTGGAAGTTTAAACAATTAA
- a CDS encoding helix-turn-helix domain-containing protein, producing the protein MSTKSKIKSISKELAEKHGAIGTTERAKFDEEAYAFYISQLLQDARKEAKVTQSTLAKQIGTDTSYISRIENGTISPSVSTFYRIIDALGLRVEISKVIG; encoded by the coding sequence ATGAGTACAAAGAGCAAAATAAAAAGCATCAGTAAAGAGTTAGCCGAAAAGCACGGAGCCATAGGTACTACCGAGCGAGCCAAATTTGATGAAGAGGCTTATGCCTTTTACATAAGCCAACTATTACAAGATGCCCGCAAGGAGGCAAAAGTAACCCAAAGCACCCTCGCCAAGCAGATAGGCACAGACACCTCCTATATCTCTCGAATAGAAAATGGCACTATCTCACCAAGCGTCAGCACCTTTTATCGCATCATAGACGCCTTGGGCTTACGTGTAGAAATATCAAAAGTCATTGGATGA